A part of Xenopus tropicalis strain Nigerian chromosome 4, UCB_Xtro_10.0, whole genome shotgun sequence genomic DNA contains:
- the ctu2 gene encoding cytoplasmic tRNA 2-thiolation protein 2 isoform X2, whose product MCEEEEVYCPELQDTTQGKSLGKTCMKCKESSAVLLIRAGDAFCKSCFKEYFVHKFRATLGKNRVIYPGEKVLLAFSGGPSSSAMVQQVQEGMSRDAPKKLRFVPGILFIDEGTTCGMSHEERQQNMSEVQNVLQQTGFPFYIVSLEQVFSLPGSILQRGVPEQRANYKQEVDRFMVQQQAQGETGCSDILENLAKLGVNVSESSRESDKMFQSTCRHPPDTHTQKLIQLFASAKTLTAKHQLLHTLRSHLILHIARTCGYSKVMSGESCTRLSVSLLSNISLGRGAFLPLDTGFCDSRYGDVDIIRPMREYSLKEIAFYNRLFHVSSVFIPALNTKVLENSSIQQLSEVFINRLQADFPSTVSTVYRTSEKLNVSKIDANQGTCAKERCLLCLSPLDTQVGEASAFHATQISHYISQKILMKFNDPANSSGKSCCQEGKCCKGPGYGDFCQPRALQAPSFVDMLCYGCRLTVKDLSLDALPQYVLHEAEHRSRRIEMRKEIEEFLLDKDEENLH is encoded by the exons ATGTGTGAAGAGGAAGAGGTTTACTGCCCTGAGCTACAGGATACAACACAAGGGAAAAG CCTCGGAAAAACATGTATGAAGTGCAAGGAAAGTTCTGCTGTCCTTCTCATCCGAGCTGGAGATGCATTCTGCAA ATCCTGTTTCAAAGAATACTTTGTGCACAAGTTCCGGGCCACTCTTGGAAAGAACAGAGTTATCTATCCAGGAGAGAAG GTTCTCTTGGCTTTTTCCGGCGGTCCCTCCTCCAGTGCCATGGTTCAGCAAGTTCAGGAG ggaATGAGTCGTGATGCACCTAAAAAGTTGCGCTTTGTTCCTGGAATCCTTTTTATTGATG AAGGCACAACATGTGGCATGAGTCATGAGGAACGTCAGCAAAATATGTCTGAGGTTCAGAATGTCCTTCAACAGACAGGGTTTCCATTTTACATTGTCTCATTGGAGCAG GTGTTTTCCTTGCCAGGCTCTATCCTGCAGAGAGGTGTACCTGAACAGAGAGCAAATTATAAGCAGGAAGTTGATCGATTCATGGTGCAGCAACAGGCACAGGGAGAGACAGGATGTTCAGACATTTTGGAGAATCTAGCCAAGCTCGGTGTTAATGTCTCTGAATCATCTAGAGAGAGTGACAAAATGTTCCAAAGTACATGCAGGCATCCTCCTGATACGCACACCCAGAAACTAATACAACTGTTTGCCTCTGCCAAGACACTGACTGCTAAACACCAGTTGCTTCATACTCTGAG GAGCCACCTAATCTTGCATATAGCAAGGACTTGTGGTTATTCAAAAGTGATGAGTGGTGAGAGCTGCACACGACTCTCTGTCAGTCTGCTTTCCAACATTTCATTGGGACGGGGTGCCTTTCTGCCACTGGATACT GGCTTCTGTGACAGCCGATATGGGGATGTTGATATTATACGTCCTATGAGAGAATATTCTTTAAAAGAAATTGCCTTCTACAACAGACTGTTTCATGTCTCGTCTGTCTTCATCCCAGCGTTAAACACTAAG GTTTTAGAAAACAGCAGCATTCAGCAGCTTTCAGAGGTTTTCATCAACAGACTGCAGGCAGATTTCCCCTCTACAGTTAGCACTGTATACAG AACCAGCGAGAAGCTGAATGTATCCAAAATAGATGCAAACCAAGGGACCTGTGCAAAAGAAAGATGCCTACTGTGTCTTTCCCCTCTAGACACTCAAGTGG GAGAGGCCTCTGCTTTCCATGCCACCCAGATATCCCATTACATTTCTCAGAAGATTCTTATGAAGTTCAATGATCCTGCAAATAGTTCTGGCAAGTCTTGCTGCCAAGAGGGAAAGTGCTGTAAAGGACCAGGCTATGGGGACTTCTGCCAACCAAG GGCTCTCCAGGCTCCCAGCTTTGTTGACATGTTATGTTATGGTTGTAGGCTAACAGTAAAGGACCTG TCACTTGATGCCTTACCCCAGTATGTTCTTCATGAAGCAGAACACCGGAGTCGCAG
- the ctu2 gene encoding cytoplasmic tRNA 2-thiolation protein 2 isoform X1 yields MCEEEEVYCPELQDTTQGKSLGKTCMKCKESSAVLLIRAGDAFCKSCFKEYFVHKFRATLGKNRVIYPGEKVLLAFSGGPSSSAMVQQVQEGMSRDAPKKLRFVPGILFIDEGTTCGMSHEERQQNMSEVQNVLQQTGFPFYIVSLEQVFSLPGSILQRGVPEQRANYKQEVDRFMVQQQAQGETGCSDILENLAKLGVNVSESSRESDKMFQSTCRHPPDTHTQKLIQLFASAKTLTAKHQLLHTLRSHLILHIARTCGYSKVMSGESCTRLSVSLLSNISLGRGAFLPLDTGFCDSRYGDVDIIRPMREYSLKEIAFYNRLFHVSSVFIPALNTKVLENSSIQQLSEVFINRLQADFPSTVSTVYRTSEKLNVSKIDANQGTCAKERCLLCLSPLDTQVGEASAFHATQISHYISQKILMKFNDPANSSGKSCCQEGKCCKGPGYGDFCQPRALQAPSFVDMLCYGCRLTVKDLQSLDALPQYVLHEAEHRSRRIEMRKEIEEFLLDKDEENLH; encoded by the exons ATGTGTGAAGAGGAAGAGGTTTACTGCCCTGAGCTACAGGATACAACACAAGGGAAAAG CCTCGGAAAAACATGTATGAAGTGCAAGGAAAGTTCTGCTGTCCTTCTCATCCGAGCTGGAGATGCATTCTGCAA ATCCTGTTTCAAAGAATACTTTGTGCACAAGTTCCGGGCCACTCTTGGAAAGAACAGAGTTATCTATCCAGGAGAGAAG GTTCTCTTGGCTTTTTCCGGCGGTCCCTCCTCCAGTGCCATGGTTCAGCAAGTTCAGGAG ggaATGAGTCGTGATGCACCTAAAAAGTTGCGCTTTGTTCCTGGAATCCTTTTTATTGATG AAGGCACAACATGTGGCATGAGTCATGAGGAACGTCAGCAAAATATGTCTGAGGTTCAGAATGTCCTTCAACAGACAGGGTTTCCATTTTACATTGTCTCATTGGAGCAG GTGTTTTCCTTGCCAGGCTCTATCCTGCAGAGAGGTGTACCTGAACAGAGAGCAAATTATAAGCAGGAAGTTGATCGATTCATGGTGCAGCAACAGGCACAGGGAGAGACAGGATGTTCAGACATTTTGGAGAATCTAGCCAAGCTCGGTGTTAATGTCTCTGAATCATCTAGAGAGAGTGACAAAATGTTCCAAAGTACATGCAGGCATCCTCCTGATACGCACACCCAGAAACTAATACAACTGTTTGCCTCTGCCAAGACACTGACTGCTAAACACCAGTTGCTTCATACTCTGAG GAGCCACCTAATCTTGCATATAGCAAGGACTTGTGGTTATTCAAAAGTGATGAGTGGTGAGAGCTGCACACGACTCTCTGTCAGTCTGCTTTCCAACATTTCATTGGGACGGGGTGCCTTTCTGCCACTGGATACT GGCTTCTGTGACAGCCGATATGGGGATGTTGATATTATACGTCCTATGAGAGAATATTCTTTAAAAGAAATTGCCTTCTACAACAGACTGTTTCATGTCTCGTCTGTCTTCATCCCAGCGTTAAACACTAAG GTTTTAGAAAACAGCAGCATTCAGCAGCTTTCAGAGGTTTTCATCAACAGACTGCAGGCAGATTTCCCCTCTACAGTTAGCACTGTATACAG AACCAGCGAGAAGCTGAATGTATCCAAAATAGATGCAAACCAAGGGACCTGTGCAAAAGAAAGATGCCTACTGTGTCTTTCCCCTCTAGACACTCAAGTGG GAGAGGCCTCTGCTTTCCATGCCACCCAGATATCCCATTACATTTCTCAGAAGATTCTTATGAAGTTCAATGATCCTGCAAATAGTTCTGGCAAGTCTTGCTGCCAAGAGGGAAAGTGCTGTAAAGGACCAGGCTATGGGGACTTCTGCCAACCAAG GGCTCTCCAGGCTCCCAGCTTTGTTGACATGTTATGTTATGGTTGTAGGCTAACAGTAAAGGACCTG CAGTCACTTGATGCCTTACCCCAGTATGTTCTTCATGAAGCAGAACACCGGAGTCGCAG